One Phoenix dactylifera cultivar Barhee BC4 unplaced genomic scaffold, palm_55x_up_171113_PBpolish2nd_filt_p 000113F, whole genome shotgun sequence genomic window, CCAGCGAGCAACGCGCCTCCTTCCGCTGCGCCGCCCTGACGGCTCCCCTGTCCTCTCCCGACTCCAATCTCCTCCTGTGTAGCTCCCACTTCATCCTTCGCTGGCGGGCTGGGGATGCCCGCTGGTCTAAACACTATCTGGAATTGCAATATACACCCATCCACCAGATAATCACCTTCAATGGGCAGGTACTCGCTTTTCTTATAGATGAGAGGCTGTTTGTCATCGAGTTCTCTCCACGGTTCAGTATGAGGCAATTGGCGGTGCGATGGGCAGATGAAAGCGTCAAATTTTGGCTATCCGTACCTCCACTGCTGGTTGAATGTGATGGCCAGCTCCTCATGGTTCGGTTTTCCGCTCTGGAAGAGCAGATGTTCTTGTCGACTATCCAAATTTATCGGCTGGACTGGCCGAGAATGGTGTGGACACGAGTGCATACTTTGGGTGATTGGGCTCTGTTTGTGGACATTAGGGGGAAAAGCACGGCGTCGTGCTCCAACCCGAGTAGGTGGGGAGGGAATGCCGACTGCATCTACTGCACAGGGCCTAACTGTGACAATTGGGTTGTGCTGCCCCTGGACGGTGGAGTGGTCTCTACAACTGACCGGCAGTCCCCTTTCTTTGATAACCAATTTTCTTCTGTGGATATGCCTTCACCTGTTTGGATATACCCGAGTACGCTTTTCTGACTCTGATCTTGGTGATGACTCCATCTTCTTGGTGACATGAGTGAATTGGCTTCTTCTACATCTGTAAGGATGAA contains:
- the LOC103723243 gene encoding uncharacterized protein LOC103723243; this encodes MGIRGKQRRSAASPSGGAEPAAPRDWAVLNDALILLILDRLHSLRDVFVFAAVCRTWRAVFLPTFSALLPSRPPLLLRPVGTPFPSGVPRRRRLRPDRCDLLTPTDPSASYLSIVSRRALSHPFLGYSYGFLIFGGNRPFLANPFTGDEFFPPLLPSEQRASFRCAALTAPLSSPDSNLLLCSSHFILRWRAGDARWSKHYLELQYTPIHQIITFNGQVLAFLIDERLFVIEFSPRFSMRQLAVRWADESVKFWLSVPPLLVECDGQLLMVRFSALEEQMFLSTIQIYRLDWPRMVWTRVHTLGDWALFVDIRGKSTASCSNPSRWGGNADCIYCTGPNCDNWVVLPLDGGVVSTTDRQSPFFDNQFSSVDMPSPVWIYPNLEYSMDWTGQHAGESRD